The Podarcis muralis chromosome 10, rPodMur119.hap1.1, whole genome shotgun sequence genome includes a region encoding these proteins:
- the LOC144329055 gene encoding uncharacterized protein LOC144329055: MSTHSSHQQTQKGKYPLKGMECGKSFSFNAKLRTHQRTHTGEKLYLCMECGKSFNDSGSLRQHQRTHTGEKPFQCMECGKRFSQSGHIRQHQRTHTGEKPFQCMECGKRFSQSGQVRQHQWTHTGEKPFQCMECEKSFSNSGSLRRHQQTHTGVRPYKCIECGKSFSQNADLKNHHRIHTGDKPYKCMECGKSFRFNENLRNHHRIHTGEKPYKCMECGKSFGKSAHLRNHQQIHTREKPYECMECGKSFGRSGELKRHQRTHTGEKPFKCMECEKSFKESGNLRRHQRTHTGEKPFKCMECGKSFSQNADLRNHQRTHTGEKPFKCMECGKSFSQSGELKRHQRTHTGEKPYKCMECGKSFGRSAHLRNHQRIHTGEKPYECMECGKSFGQSGELRSHQRTHTGEKPYKCMECGKSFKESGNLRRHQRTHTGEKPFKCMECGKSFSQRAHLRNHQWTHTGEKPFKCMECGKSFSQSAHLSNHQQTHTGEKPYKCIECGKCWLFAVW, translated from the coding sequence atgagcacacatagttcacatcaacAAACACAAAAAGGAAAGTACCCACTTAaaggtatggagtgcggaaagagcttctctttcaatgcaaaacttagaacacaccagcggactcacacaggggaaaaactaTATttatgtatggagtgtggaaagagctttaatgatagtggaagccttagacaacatcaacggactcacacaggggagaaaccatttcaatgcatggagtgtggaaagagattcagtcagagtggacacattagacaacatcaacggactcacacaggggagaaaccatttcaatgcatggagtgtggaaagagattcagtcagagtggacaagtTAGacaacatcaatggactcacacaggggagaaaccgtttcagtgtatggagtgtgaaaagagTTTTAGtaatagtggaagccttagaagacatcaacagactcacacaggggtgagaccatataaatgtatagaatgtggaaaaagcttcagtcagaatgcagACCTTAAAAATCATCatcggattcacacaggggataaaccatataaatgcatggagtgcggaaagagcttccgttTTAATGaaaaccttagaaatcatcatcggattcacacaggggagaaaccatataaatgtatggagtgtggaaagagcttcggcAAGAGTGcacaccttagaaatcatcaacagattcacacacgggagaaaccatatgaatgtatggagtgtggaaagagcttcggtcggagtggagagcttaaaagacatcaacggactcacacaggggagaaaccatttaaatgtatggagtgtgaaaagagctttaaagaaagtggaaaccttagaagacatcaacggactcacacaggggagaaaccatttaaatgcatggagtgtggaaagagcttcagtcagaatgcagaccttagaaatcatcaacggactcacacaggggagaaaccatttaaatgcatggagtgtggaaagagcttcagtcagagtggagagcttaaaagacatcaacggactcacacaggggagaaaccatataaatgtatggagtgtggaaagagcttcggtcGGAGTGcacaccttagaaatcatcaaaggattcacacaggggaaaaaccatatgaatgtatggagtgtggaaagagcttcggtcAGAGTGGAGAgcttagatcacatcaacggactcacacaggggagaaaccatataaatgtatggagtgtggaaagagctttaaagaaagtggaaaccttagaagacatcaacggactcacacaggggagaaaccatttaaatgcatggagtgtggaaagagcttcagtcagcgtgcacaccttagaaatcatcaatggactcacacaggggagaaaccatttaaatgcatggagtgtggaaagagcttcagtcagagtgcacacCTTAGTaatcatcaacagactcacacaggggagaaaccatataaatgtatagagtgtggaaagtgttggctatttgcagtatggtag